A genomic segment from Spinacia oleracea cultivar Varoflay chromosome 3, BTI_SOV_V1, whole genome shotgun sequence encodes:
- the LOC130469409 gene encoding uncharacterized protein, whose translation MASENDNGSPANNENPKKSSQKTTRGPSTAKYIIEKDDGPFPLQWNEHNCAIGELKNRYTAYTRYMARAKVKITIADLSQVAEDTKEKLWTAVKKMFMCDDDKKEAVLKDCNKRWKEVKTRLTREYFTSEEKEKDAVEDPLSKKRKKNVVDDPLWDLYVGIDEDDWKEFKRQRESDEFKVTFSFIFVRCTLLCLI comes from the exons ATGGCTTCTGAAAATGACAATGGCTCTCCTGCTAACAATGAGAATCCAAAAAAGTCAAGTCAAAAGACCACCAGAGGGCCTTCAACAGCCAAGTATATCATTGAAAAAGATGATGGACCATTTCCTCTACAATGGAATGAGCATAATTGTGCGATCGGAGAGTTAAAGAATAGATACACAGCCTACACCAGGTATATGGCACGTGCTAAGGTAAAGATCACCATTGCAGATTTGAGTCAGGTTGCAGAAGATACTAAGGAAAAATTGTGGACTGCTGTTAAG aaaatgttCATGTGTGATGATGATAAGAAAGAAGCAGTACTTAAGGATTGCAACAAAAGGTGGAAAGAAGTCAAAACAAGATTGACACGAGAATACTTCACAagtgaagagaaagagaaagatgcAGTGGAGGACCCGttgtcaaaaaaaagaaaaaaaaatgtagtGGATGACCCACTATGGGATCTGTATGTGGGCATTGACGAGGATGATTGGAAAGAGTTTAAAAGACAACGTGAAAGTGATGAATTTAAGGTGACTTTTAGTTTTATATTTGTGAGATGTACTTTACTTTGTTTGATATGA